In a single window of the Schistocerca americana isolate TAMUIC-IGC-003095 chromosome X, iqSchAmer2.1, whole genome shotgun sequence genome:
- the LOC124556255 gene encoding piggyBac transposable element-derived protein 3-like, whose amino-acid sequence MHNGGNWGAVSCSCLYCSSTPVEDVASTSKYYSSRLTFIRGKPIRFGYKLWSLCGASGYCFKFYLYCGKDPEDTARDDLLLGSRFFTSRDLMILLRILGFRITGTVRENRVGDCPLLSSNELKKTVRGNYDYHFDRNGEVLFLRWHDNTCVQLIQIFTEFNFREQLRGTVDKQVRRHK is encoded by the exons ATGCATAATGGTGGAAATTGGGGAGCAGTAAGCTGCTCGTGCCTCTATTGTTCCAGTACGCCCGTAGAAGACGTGGCATCAACCTC TAAATACTACAGTTCCAGATTGACGTTTATCCGAggcaagcctattagatttggctataagttgtggtctctttgtggagcaagtggctactgtttcaaattttatttatactgtggaaaggatccagaagatactgctagggatgacctactattgggatcaaga TTCTTCACCAGTAGAGATCTTATGATTCTTCTGAGAATTTTGGGTTTTCGAATaactgggactgtcagagagaatcgagtaggtgactgtccactactgagcagcaatgaactgaaaaagacagttcgaggaaactatgactaccacttcgacaggaatggtgaagtcTTATTTCTTCGATGGCACGACAACACATGCGTTCAATTGATACAAATTTTTACTGAGTTCAACTTTAGGGAGCAGCTACGTggtacagtagacaagcaagtaagaagacacaagtgA